CAATCGAAGTATTAAACACCCATTTTTTAGGTtttccccatttgctatcttcattttctctctcttccctaAATCTCTCTCCTCGACCTCACTCCCTCTCCTCCCAAAAACCTAGATGTCCGCCGCTTCATCATCCACGACCGGTGGTCGGAGACGGGTACGAACTCCGGGGATACCTAGTGGGTGTTGGTGCGGGGTGGGCGTCACCGAGCTCATCTCCAAAAGCAATCCAAACCCATATCGCCGGTATTATCGGTGTCTCTTTGCGGCTTCACAGAGGGTACATCCGTTTGTTGTTTACATATGGAACGCTTATGAATCACGCTAactcgttttgaaaaaaaaatcatgtagcTCGAGAACGACAATCATGTCTTCAAATGGGTTGACGAAGCCTTCACCGATGAGATACAGCAGCTGGACTACCAAGTTCGAATACTCGAAGAAGAAGTTCAGAGTCTCAAAGCAACAATAAGGAACGAAGGAGATATCCGCGAAGGTCCCAAAAAGATGCCCATGATAAAGATATCAGGAGGTTGTGTTCTTCTTACCATCGTTTTAGTTCTAGGAATTATAATGTACAAAAAGTAATTGAAATTCCTAAGAGAATTCCAATTCCTAGAACTAACTGTTATTGCTAAGCtatgtttttttaagttatgCGAAGTTGAACAACCATGTTGTTTGATCTATCGAAAAAGTGTCTATTATTTGAAGTTTATTTTTAGTATGTTAGACAATTGAGAAAGTGAAACTAACACAATATCGAGTCAATATCTGACCTATTTATACGAAAAAGTCGAACAGAGGATTAAGTTAAGCCAGAAGTTGGAACAAGGGATTAAGTGAAACCTAAAGTTGAAACAAGTGGGATTGAGTGAAACCAAAAGTTCAAACAAGTGAGATTAAGTGAAACAAGTTGAAACAACAATTTACACAAGACCTTCAATCCCATATTTTTGAACATAAGGGTCGCTGTTCAGTAGAGACTGCCTGAAGTCCTCAACCTCGGTCAAACGCGGATTGAACCTGAAGTCTGAAAGTCCACCTTCGGTCTGAAGCCATAGATCAGGAGCCTCAAATAAATCTGTATTAATGTAAATGCTTTTAGTAAACGTTTTAGTCCACTATCATATTTAAAACTAGCCACAGAAACTACACTTACTCCAACTCTTGCAGACCTTCCACATCTTAAGGGCCACAATCACCTGTCCACCTTCCACATTTTCAAGACCATCCCGGAAGGCATAGGCCTGCTTGCCAGTTGCCACACATTTAATCTGGCTGTCACTATTCAGAATAAGAGATTCTCAGAATAAAGAAAACGTGTGccaattacaatataaataaactttgCTTGGATCATATGTTGCTTTCTACTTACATGTTGTCCCTTATGTAAAAAATCATCCTTGGTCTTGCAGGGTCATCGAAACGGGCTTCCGTATTGAAGACCACTCCAATTGTATCTACCATATAAGTGTAACTCAACTAAATCAGTTCGTTTCACTTAGTTTCACTTACATCTACCAAAGTTCTGAAACTAAATATGTGACTA
The window above is part of the Raphanus sativus cultivar WK10039 unplaced genomic scaffold, ASM80110v3 Scaffold0528, whole genome shotgun sequence genome. Proteins encoded here:
- the LOC130502374 gene encoding uncharacterized protein At4g04775-like; this translates as MSAASSSTTGGRRRVRTPGIPSGCWCGVGVTELISKSNPNPYRRYYRCLFAASQRLENDNHVFKWVDEAFTDEIQQLDYQVRILEEEVQSLKATIRNEGDIREGPKKMPMIKISGGCVLLTIVLVLGIIMYKK
- the LOC108844857 gene encoding uncharacterized protein LOC108844857, which translates into the protein MEMTVYGDYESFRGLKNREGEWVEIFRVGVERSCVGFNATNSRFRLTASRLTQVRMIDPLNNRLFMDFKNIHAIPHMSHKERNYPIDTIGVVFNTEARFDDPARPRMIFYIRDNIDSQIKCVATGKQAYAFRDGLENVEGGQVIVALKMWKVCKSWNLFEAPDLWLQTEGGLSDFRFNPRLTEVEDFRQSLLNSDPYVQKYGIEGLV